A single genomic interval of Lucilia cuprina isolate Lc7/37 chromosome 2, ASM2204524v1, whole genome shotgun sequence harbors:
- the LOC111684362 gene encoding neuroligin-like protein glit-1 translates to MAKMTELIVTTMATSSAAKTTKATQNTPTRTEKRKKKIKYRDKMKFINALILGLIVVVLINELEKYGGKSREQAGLSSMGVMAQTRDPRFYSRVGVNDYQWPNPGDPDYRTYTFNDRRYGHYQPNGYGANYPGRNPPGQYPQGMPNEDRFRFDPNNPNAGHTPFPGILAGWREDLQGKQRRDSLTLERDVFVTTNYGQVQGFKVYMYDNPDPKSFYRPYHSTVDRVMGECSVFLGIPYALPPTFEGRFKPPRLHRGWQLLQAVDFGPACPQPVRYTGATKGIMDMDEDCLYLNIFSPNTGAGIAQKYPVMVYIHGGEFIRGASNLFQGHILASFYGVVVVTLNYRLGALGFLSTGDENSPGNYGILDQSMALKWVYDNIEFFNGDRESITLFGPGAGAASAGLLMVAPQTRNIVKRVIAQSGSALADWALIQDKYRAQNTSRVLGQLLGCSLESSWKLVNCLRTGRSFYELGNAEFPPDVGTFPWGPVLDHNFTVPSDGWYDGWREKDWHFLSETPLELLRQGKFNRGLQYMTGVTTQEAAFFLSQNESLAPYYEIDEKFFDQKIREHVLRYNYTLNPNGIYEAIKYMYTYWPDPSNKTIIREQYINMLSDLYYRAPVDQIVKILLEQKVPVYMYVMNTTVEALNLPQWRKYPHEIEHYFLTGAPFMDVEFFPKKAHLERNMWTDNDRNMSHFFLQTFSNFARYGNPTPQQVLGLHFERAYQGELRYLNLNTTFNSSILLNYRQTECAFWTQYLPTVIGVLVPTYPPTTEYWWEPKEPLQIAFWSMSVACLFLIVLVVICCIMWRNAKRQSDRYYDEDIFINPDGTEYDQQSRAAGVDNSNLVTNHNVMRSRDNIYEYRDSPSTKTLASKVLTDTTSIRSPSSLAMTQKTGSQSSLKSAISLKETNGGGTLTYNRPLRSEASAPSARIITNGNTAPAAHAKSIEEKSLLQREPIPLSSTPVPSEISYTKPTKPILQSRSVTPTPSARTTTTTATISSGSSVVQPLPVPAPKPQTRTQVIEGIPQTSV, encoded by the exons ATGGCCAAAATGACTGAATTAATTGTAACAACTATGGcaacatcatcagcagcaaaaacaacaaaagcaacacaAAATACTCCTACAAGAACAGAgaaacgaaaaaagaaaattaaatatcgtgacaaaatgaaatttataaacgCCTTAATACTAGGATtaattgttgtagttttaataAATGAATTAGAAAAGTATGGCGGCAAAAGCAGAGAGCAAGCAGGATTAAGTAGTATGGGTGTGATGGCACAGACACGAGATCCCAGATTTTATTCTAGAGTAGGTGTTAATGATTATCAATGGCCGAATCCAGGTGATCCTGATTATAG AACTTACACATTTAATGATCGCCGTTATGGTCATTACCAACCGAATGGTTATGGTGCCAATTATCCCGGTAGAAATCCACCAGGTCAATATCCCCAAGGAATGCCAAACGAAGATCGTTTTCGCTTTGATCCC AACAATCCAAATGCAGGTCATACACCATTTCCGGGAATTTTAGCTGGTTGGCGGGAAGATCTACAAGGTAAACAGCGACGTGATTCCTTAACACTCGAACGTGATGTTTTTGTCACCACGAACTATGGTCAAGTGCAGGGATTTAAAGTTTACATGTATGACAATCCCGATCCGAAATCCTTTTATCGTCCTTATCATTCTACGGTGGATCGTGTGATGGGTGAGTGTTCGGTATTTTTGGGTATACCCTATGCCTTGCCGCCCACATTTGAAGGACGCTTTAAGCCACCTAGATTGCATAGAGGTTGGCAGCTATTGCAGGCAGTAGATTTTGGCCCCGCCTGTCCTCAGCCTGTAAGATATACGGGTGCAACCAAGGGCATTATGGACATGGATGAGGATTGCTTGTATTTGAATATCTTTTCACCAAAT ACGGGTGCTGGTATTGCTCAAAAATATCCGGTAATGGTTTATATCCATGGCGGAGAATTCATACGCGGTGCTTCCAATCTATTTCAAGGCCATATATTAGCCTCTTTCTATGGCGTGGTGGTTGTAACTTTAAACTATCGTTTAGGAGCTTTAGGTTTTCTCTCAACTGGTGATGAAAACTCTCCTGGTAATTATGGCATACTCGATCAATCGATGGCCTTGAAATGGGTCTATGataatatagaatttttcaATGGTGACCGTGAATCGATAACATTATTTGGTCCTGGAGCGGGTGCTGCTTCAGCTGGTTTACTAATGGTAGCTCCTCAAACTAGAAACATAGTGAAGAGAGTTATAGCTCAATCAGGTTCCGCTTTAGCTGATTGGGCGTTAATACAAGACAAATATCGTGCTCAAAATACCAGTCGTGTCTTGGGTCAACTTTTAGGTTGCTCTTTGGAATCCTCCTGGAAATTGGTAAACTGTTTGCGTACTGGCAGAAGTTTCTACGAATTGGGAAATGCTGAATTTCCACCTGATGTTGGTACTTTTCCCTGGGGTCCTGTATTGGATCACAATTTTACCGTACCAAGTGATGGTTGGTATGATGGCTGGCGTGAAAAAGATTGGCATTTTCTTTCTGAAACACCTCTGGAACTATTGCGTCAGGGCAAATTCAATAGAGGTTTACAATACATGACGGGTGTTACGACACAAGAGGCGGCCTTCTTTTTATCACAAAATGAAAGTTTAGCACCCTACTATGAAATTGATGAGAAATTCTTTGATCAGAAGATAAGAGAACATGTATTGCGCTATAATTACACTTTAAATCCTAATGGGATCTACGAGGCCATTAAGTATATGTACACTTATTGGCCAGATCCcagtaataaaacaataatacgtgaacaatatataaatatgttatcGGATCTATACTATCGCGCCCCTGTAGACCAAATAGTTAAGATTTTGTTGGAACAAAAAGTGCCCGTCTATATGTATGTGATGAATACCACCGTGGAAGCCTTAAATCTACCGCAATGGCGTAAATATCCCCATGAAATAGAACATTATTTCCTAACAGGAGCTCCCTTCATGGATGTGGAATTCTTTCCGAAAAAGGCTCATTTAGAGAGAAATATGTGGACAGATAATGATCGCAATATGTCACATTtctttttgcaaacattttcaaattttgctcGCTATGG CAATCCTACTCCTCAACAAGTATTGGGTTTACATTTTGAACGTGCCTATCAGGGTGAACTACGCTATTTAAATCTGAATACTACTTTCAATTCTTCCATTTTACTTAATTACCGTCAAACAGAATGTGCCTTTTGGACTCAGTATTTACCTACAGTTATAGGAGTTTTAGTGCCCACCTATCCACCCACCACGGAATATTGGTGGGAACCTAAAGAACCTTTGCAAATTGCCTTTTGGAGCATGTCGGTggcatgtttgtttttaattgtattgGTAGTTATATGCTGCATAATGTGGAGAAATGCTAAGAG ACAATCCGACCGTTATTATGACGAAGATATTTTCATTAATCCCGACGGCACCGAATACGATCAACAATCTCGAGCTGCTGGTGTTGATAACAGTAATTTAGTAACAAATCATAATGTTATGCGTTCACGCGATAACATTTACGAATATCGAGATTCACCCTCAACGAAAACCTTGGCCAGCAAGGTCCTCACCGATACAACATCCATAAGATCACCCTCATCTCTAGCCATGACACAAAAGACGGGCAGTCAATCATCTCTTAAATCTGCCATAtcattaaaagaaacaaatggtGGTGGTACCCTCACCTATAATAGACCCTTACGTAGTGAAGCTAGTGCACCTTCTGCTAGAATAATAACCAACGGTAATACTGCACCTGCCGCTCACGCTAAATCTATAGAAGAGAAAAGTCTATTGCAGCGAGAACCCATACCGCTGTCTTCAACTCCCGTACCATCAGAAATTTCATATACTAAACCTACAAAACCTATTTTACAAAGTCGTAGTGTTACGCCTACTCCGAGTGCTCGTACCACTACAACTACTGCCACCATATCGAGTGGTTCGAGTGTGGTACAACCTTTACCCGTACCAGCACCTAAGCCTCAGACACGTACACAAGTGATCGAGGGCATACCACAGACATCAGTTTAA
- the LOC111684355 gene encoding exosome RNA helicase MTR4: MADVDDLFNCFNEEAEETAHEPPVAATDGPVVTINHEKTKETESTSKSVEKRQINEDEDDANDTSKRAKMTESILDDICVDALRSRISVHVIQSPDSCTHEVATYPGQEYMPLQPFTGVPAKEYPFVLDPFQKEAILCIDNQQSVLVSAHTSAGKTVVAEYAIAKSLNCKQRVIYTTPIKALSNQKYREFSEEFKDVGLVTGDVTINPSASCLIMTTEILRNMLYRGSEIMREVGWVVFDEIHYMRDKERGVVWEETLILLPDNVRYVFLSATIPNARQFAEWVCHLHKQPCHVVYTDYRPTPLQHYIFPAGGDGIHLIVDEKGQFKEDNFNTAMAVLQNAGEAAKGDQKGRKGGIKGVNAGQSNIFKIVKMIMERNFAPVIIFSFSKKDCEVYAMQMAKLDFNTVEEKKLVDEVFNNALDVLSEEDRQLPQVENVLPLLRRGIGIHHGGLLPILKEIIEILFGEGLLKALFATETFAMGLNMPARTVLFTAPRKFDGKDFRWISSGEYIQMAGRAGRRGLDDKGIVILMIDEKVSPSVGRGIVQGKADPINSAFHLTYNMVLNLLRVEEINPEYMLERSFFQFQNQSSIPELYKEVQEKQQQLDKIKVNEEHSVASYHHIRDQLDSLGKQFRKWITKPEYLVPYLQPGRLVKVQNDTEEFDWGIVVNFKKQVNNAKNPLKAETVVIVDVLLHVTEESAKNDEPKPCKPGQKGNMEVVPVVHKLISQISSLRVYYPNDLRPADNRRSVLKTITEVKKRFPKGPPLLNPITEMHIKDPDFKVIVDSIDKFEERLFAHPLHNSPELERLYSRYTQKLKVLEQLKDAKAKLKEARSLLQMDELKHRKRVLRRMEYCTAQDVIEFKGRVACELSSADELLMTEMIFNGVFNELTTAQSVALLSTFVCDEKSSENPKSTEELSGPLRAMQDLARRIAKISNECKLELDEETYVDKFKPFLMDVVLAWCKGASFLSVCKMTDIFEGSIIRCMRRLEELLRQMCQAAKTIGNTELENKFAEGIRLLKRDIVFAASLYL, encoded by the exons atggcTGATGTAGacgatttatttaattgtttcaaCGAGGAAGCGGAAGAGACAGCTCACGAACCCCCAGTCGCTGCTACAGATGGTCCAGTTGTAACAATAAATCATGAGAAGACGAAGGAAACTGAAAG cACCTCGAAAAGTGTAGAAAAAAGACAAATAAATGAGGATGAAGATGATGCAAATGATACCAGTAAACGTGCTAAGATGACCGAATCTATATTAGATGATATTTGTGTAGATGCCTTACGTTCCCGCATTTCAGTACATGTCATACAGTCCCCAGATTCTTGTACCCACGAGGTTGCCACTTATCCGGGCCAGGAATATATGCCACTGCAACCTTTTACAGGCGTACCCGCTAAAGAGTATCCCTTTGTATTGGATCCTTTCCAAAAAGAAGCCATTCTTTGCATTGATAACCAACAAAGTGTTTTGGTGTCGGCTCACACATCTGCCGGTAAAACAGTAGTGGCTGAATATGCCATAGCCAAGTCATTAAATTGCAAGCAGAGAGTCATTTACACTACACCCATTAAGGCTTTGTCCAATCAGAAATATCGTGAATTTAGTGAAGAATTTAAAGATGTCGGCTTGGTTACCGGTGATGTTACCATTAATCCCTCGGCTTCTTGTCTCATTATGACCACCGAAATTTTGCGTAACATGTTGTATCGTGGTAGTGAAATTATGCGTGAAGTTGGTTGGGTCGTATTCGATGAAATCCATTATATGCGTGATAAAGAACGTGGTGTAGTATGGGaagaaactttaattttattacccGATAATGTAAGGTATGTCTTCCTTTCGGCTACTATACCAAATGCTCGCCAGTTTGCCGAATGGGTGTGTCATTTGCATAAGCAACCGTGTCATGTTGTCTATACGGATTATAGACCAACACCATTGCAACATTATATATTCCCAGCTGGTGGTGATGGTATACACTTGATCGTGGATGAAAAGGGTCAATTTAAGGAGGATAATTTCAATACAGCAATGGCTGTACTACAAAATGCTG GTGAAGCTGCTAAAGGTGATCAAAAGGGTCGTAAGGGTGGTATTAAAGGAGTTAATGCCGGCCAAtccaacattttcaaaatcgttaaaatGATAATGGAACGCAACTTTGCCCCGGTCATCATATTCTCCTTCAGTAAAAAGGACTGTGAAGTTTATGCCATGCAAATGGCAAAACTTGATTTTAATACCGTCGAAGAGAAGAAGCTAGTAGATGAAGTATTCAATAATGCCTTAGATGTACTTTCCGAAGAAGATAGACAATTGCCACAAGTTGAAAATGTTTTGCCGTTGTTGAGACGTGGTATCGGCATCCATCACGGTGGTCTCTTGcccattttaaaagaaattattgaaattttgttcgGAGAAGGTCTTCTAAAGGCTTTATTTGCCACCGAAACTTTCGCTATGGGTCTTAACATGCCCGCCAGAACGGTATTGTTTACTGCTCCGCGTAAATTTGATGGTAAAGATTTTCGCTGGATTTCCTCAGGCGAATATATTCAAATGGCTGGCCGTGCCGGTAGACGTGGTCTCGATGACAAGGGTATTGTCATTTTAATGATTGATGAAAAAGTCTCACCTTCTGTAGGCCGTGGTATTGTGCAGGGTAAAGCTGATCCTATAAATTCAGCTTTCCACTTGACCTATAATAtggttttaaatcttttaagagTGGAGGAAATAAATCCTGAGTACATGTTGGAACGTTCATTTTtccaatttcaaaatcaatcaTCCATACCGGAGCTTTACAAGGAGGTGCAGGAAAAACAGCAGCaattagataaaattaaagtaaatgaaGAGCACAGCGTGGCCTCCTATCATCATATACGTGATCAATTGGATTCTTTGGGTAAACAGTTTCGTAAATGGATTACTAAGCCCGAGTATTTAGTTCCCTATTTACAACCTGGACGTTTGGTGAAGGTACAAAATGATACTGAGGAATTTGATTGGGGTATTGTGGTCAACTTTAAGAAACAAGTAAACAATGCCAAAAATCCTCTTAAAGCTGAAACTGTTGTTATAGTTGATGTTCTTCTTCACGTCACAGAAGAATCGGCCAAAAATGATGAACCAAAACCCTGTAAACCAGGTCAGAAAGGCAATATGGAAGTAGTACCCGTAGTTCATAAACTTATTTCACAAATTTCCTCCTTAAGAGTCTACTATCCCAATGACCTGAGACCAGCCGATAATAGACGTAGTGTTTTGAAAACTATTACCGAAGTTAAAAAACGTTTTCCCAAAGGTCCTCCCCTTCTTAATCCCATAACAGAAATGCATATAAAAGATCccgattttaaagttattgttgATTCTATAGACAAATTTGAAGAACGTTTATTTGCCCATCCTCTACACAATTCCCCTGAATTGGAACGTCTCTATTCACGTTatacacaaaaactaaaagttcTAGAACAACTTAAGGACGCCAAGGCAAAATTGAAAGAAGCTCGTTCTCTGCTGCAAATGGACGAATTGAAGCATCGTAAACGTGTTCTCAGACGTATGGAATATTGTACTGCCCAAGATGTTATAGAATTCAAGGGACGTGTTGCCTGTGAATTAAGTTCAGCCGATGAACTTTTAATGACCGAAATGATTTTTAATGGTGTATTTAATGAATTGACAACAGCCCAGTCTGTAGCATTACTTTCCACTTTTGTGTGTGATGAAAAATCTTCAGAAAATCCTAAATCAACTGAAGAACTTTCTGGACCTTTAAGAGCCATGCAGGATTTAGCACGTCGCATAGCTAAAATCTCGAATGAAtgtaaactagaactagacgaAGAAACATATGTGGACAAATTCAAGCCTTTCCTCATGGATGTTGTTTTGGCCTGGTGCAAGGGAGCCTCCTTCTTGAGTGTCTGCAAAATGACCGATATTTTTGAAGGTTCCATTATACGTTGCATGCGTCGTTTAGAGGAATTGTTGCGTCAAATGTGTCAAGCTGCCAAGACAATTGGTAACACAGAATTGGAAAATAAATTTGCTGAAGGAATACGTTTACTTAAGAGGGATATTGTTTTTGCTGCCTCTCTTTATCTGTAG